The DNA region CTAGTCATCGATCTTGTCAACTTTCAGCACTTTTCGATGGACACGGATACCTGGCAAGCAACCATCGGTGGAGGCCACAGGCTGCACGACGTTACCGAGAAATTGCACGACAACGGGAAACGCGCCATGGCCCACGGCACGTGTCCCGGTGTGGGCATTGGCGGCCATGCAACTATCGTAAGTCTCAGAAAAAACATCAAGGGGGGACAGTTGTCCGGTGACGATACGTCTTACGATGACCACGCCGTGCTGACGCAAGACCACCAACACAATAGGGCGGTCTCGGTCCCAGCTCACGCATGTGGGGAAGCTGCCTTGACCACGTCGTTGAGGTCGAAGTTGTCACGGCCGACGGCAAAATCCAGCGCGCCAGTGACACGCAGAACTCGGatctcttcttcgccctcaagggcgccggcgccggcttcggcgtcatCACCGAGTTTGTCATGCGGACCCACCCGGAACCCGGTGACATCGTGCAGTACTCGTATTCCATCACCTTCTCCAAGCACCGCGACCTCGCCCCCGTCTTCAAGCAGTGGCAAGACCTCATCTCTGACCCGGCGCTCGACCGCCGCTTCAGCAGCGAGTTCGTCATGcaggagctcggcgtcgctATCACGGCTACCTTCTACGGCACCGAAGACGAGTTCAAGGAGACGGGCATTCCGGACAGGATCCCCAAGGGCAAGGTCTCGGTTGTCGTCAACGACTGGCTCGGCGACGTGGCACAGAAGGCGCAGGACGCGGCCCTCTGGCTCAGCGAGGTCCAGTCCCCCTTCACGGCCAAGAGTCTCGCCTTCACGCGCGACGACCTCTTGGCCGAGGATGGCATCCAGGCTCTGATGGACTACattgacgaggtcgaccgcGGCACGCTGATCTGGTTTCTCATCTTCGACGTGACGGGCGGCGCCATCAACGATGTGCCGATGAACGCCACCGCCTACCGCCACCGCGACAAGATCATGTTTTGCCAGGGCTACGGCGTCGGCCTCCCGACGCTGAGcaccaagaccaaggagTTTATGGCGGGTGTCGCCGAGACGATCCGCAAGGCCAGTCCGAACGAGCTCAGCACCTATGCCGGGTACGTTGACCCGACGCTCGAGAACGCGCAGGAGAAGTACTGGGGGGCCAACCTGCCGGCGCTGCAGCGCATCAAGGCGACATGGGACCCCGAGGACCTTTTTTCCAACCCGCAGAGCGTGCGGCCCGATGCGAACGCAAAGGACGCCGAGCCAGCGGCGAGCAGTCCCggcagtggcggcggcaacggtAGCAGCGGTAGCAGCAGCGATTCCAACGGCAGCGATCCAAAAGGCGGCGACAGCTAGGATGAAGCCGGGAGTTCATGGCGTCTGCTTGACTCCTTGAGACTTCCACTCATCACGGGATGGGTTTTGGCGTTTTCGCTCTTCTTGGTTTTGTGACGTCGGTCCATGGATTCATACCATTCACACCATTCACACCTGTCTCGGTAGACCTTGAGGCAGTCTCTCACTTGGTCTAACCCGTTTTCTTCTACTTTAGATACCCAGTATCCAATGCAGGTCTCCTCGTTATGAAATGTGTCATTCTTGCGTTCGTGCTCGGGTAGACAAGTGTGTGAAGTTCGATGGCATATAGAGCCTACTCAGGTAACTAGGCAACATGGCAACACTCTGCAGGCCCTTCTTAGTGCTGTGCCTTTCCAGCCGACATGCCCGCTGACGAAGGCACTAGGCACCCAAGATGTGATCCCTGGTTTGGGCCGGTGGGGTCAATAATCTCGCATGGTTGCGAGCCAAAAAGCCCTGGGCATCCTGCAACATTCGAACACCATCCATCACCCGCCCCTTCCCCCCGGTCTCGCGGTTGTTCCTCGTCGCATGGAGTCATTCCTCCTCCCGTGAACCCTCAAACGCTTTCGGTTCTTCTTGCCCCGGGTGCTCCGCCAGGTTCCCCGTCAAACCATCAATCCCCATCAACGTAGGCCCCCCTCTTCACTTCCTCGAACCAACCGCGCAGCCATGccctccatcatcgacggccGCGTCTCCCGCCGCCCCTACACCCGTTTCGAGACGGCGACCCGCGTGGCTCACCTCGTCCGCAACCCCGGCCTCCTCACGGCGCGCGAGGTCGTCTGCGGCGTCTACCTCGCCTACGTCGCCtacgtcgccgccctcaccCTCAGGAGCGTCGCCTACCTCGtctccgacgccgacggccgcgccATGTGGTGCCCCGCCGACCCGCCCGTGCCGGACTGGTACCCGCCCGGATGGAAGGTGGAGCTGAGTCGCTGGGACTGCTTCCGCATGCTGCGGTGGATGGTGCTCCGGAGGATATGGGCGTTGGCGTATGAGGTTTTTGCCTGGGGTTGTTGCGCGGCACTGGGGGCTTtcgtggcggaggaggggatgaGGTGGGCGAGGGGGAGGTAGGTCACCTTTTGAAGCTCAGGAGAGGGGCAATGCTGATTCTGATCGTGGTTTGTCGATCGTGGCTCGTGGGATTTAGGCAGCTAGATGTCATGCTGTGTGAAGGACTTTAGTGTTGGCGAAGACGAAATTGCTGGGGGCCTCAGCCATGTCTAGGGTCGGAGAACCACGACTTGACAGGTACTTGATCAAAACAAATAGCCTCGATTTCCTTTTCGTTTTATACCGGACTCAAGACATCATTCTAGTACCTGAGATACGTGGTATGTTGGTGATCATCCGAAAAGCATCAGCCAGCAAGCCCAACACTCTACACCGATCAAAACGTTTCAATCAAACAGCCCAGCGTTCAATCGCCAAAAACATAGATCAAAAAACCTTGAGAAATGTCAAAAATGACGACTCTAGCAAGACGATCCTCGGGGAATATGTTCACGTCCCTTCGGCACGGACGCTGCTCGGAATTCGTCTGCGTCATCCAGCCAGCAACTCCCACCACCTACATCGCTGGAGCTCGCGGCGATCGTACACTGCGCcctcgccgttctcggcgTGATGTTGCACGCCTGGGATATCCGGCTCTTGGCGATAAGAGGGACAGAGGCGCTGTGTCCCATCGCGACGAGGCTGGCGGGCTCCGGACTCGGGGTTTGGATGGATAGGTGGGACGCGAAGGGGTGGGAAAGCTATGGCAGGGAGCTCTCAAGGACAAGTTGGTTCCGGAGGAAGACGAGCTTGGTGCTGATGTTGGTGGTGCCGAAGATGTTGAGATGACTGTGGAGGGGCATAAAAGACCTCttcgggggaggggggggcagggtTAAGGAAGGGGAGAAACACGCCATTAGCAAGACATGAGCCCTTTGTAATTCGGAGTGATCATCTTGGGTAATGAGTATCGGTGTGTTGTGACTCCGACACTGGTCTACTTGGTGTCAGAACGAATTTCTGTTGACGAAGATGCATTTATTCAATGCGACTACCGTTCTCATTTGCAATTGTTTCTGCTTGTCGGTGCTGCCATTCAAAATATTTGTAGGCCACCGGCTTTTTGGTCCCATAATCTCCCCAGAAAACCTAAGGATAATTCAAGTGCAAGGCCTTGAACTTGTTGGGCTATAACACGAGATACCTGATGGAAGGCTGGTTGGATCGGTCAAGAGGCACTTGGAGTTGATATCGGGCAAGACTACGCACATTTAACAATTCTTTCAAGGGCAATTATGCCCGTAATATACAACCACATCAAAAGGGCTAGGATATCATGCAACAGCCGCCAGGCACATGTTATTGCATCCGAGAACCGACCTCAGCTACTCACTTACATACCTCAAGTAAGCGCAAAGACGACACTGACTTCTACTTGCCAGTCAAGTCTGCGATGAACAGCGCCACAATAGTGCAGGTGTGGCTGGTGCACGTTGACAGGGCATGTGCATAAGTAAGCCGGACACCACCCAGTACTCACGTGACGATAAGATAAGTCGCCTCGCTTCCTCCCCCCGAAAAATCGTAGGgtttctccctctctcccggGTGGACCCACTCACGAAATCGAAAACACACTGAAGTCGTGAAATTTCCCGCGTCTACCACTGCACGATTCCACGTCCGCCATCTAACCCTTCCAGCCAGCCCCGTTGTTGAATCCGACACCCCAAAACCGACACAATGGCCAAACTCTCGTAAGTGACCTCGTCTCGCCGTTCTGAATGTTCCGaatcctcgacggcgcgaTCCTCTCGACTTCTCCCGcgccctcccgccgccgttggGTGGTGGGAGAGGGCGGGATGCATACTCGGCAAGGCGATGCGGGCGGGCGCTCCAACACGACACACACGACGCACGAACGACGcaagggaaaaaagagaagggaCCTTTTCGACATGAGGGAACCGGAGGCATAGGTCTTCCTGGGttggggtttttttttttttttgggacACGACCGCGAGAGGTGGACTACAACACAGCCGCGACAATTCGAGAGGGTTTTCAATATTTCGATTCTTtggaagaggagaaaaaTTTCCTGCAACCGCCCCGCCCCGCCGACTGCCGCCACGACTCGATGCCGCGCCCGTCGAAAGAGGAAAcgaagatgatgaagacTGCGACGTGGAAATGCTGACCAGTTTTTTTCCACAGGCGTGGTGCCCCCGGTGGCAAGCTCAAGATGACCCTCGGTCTCCCCGTGTACgaaacccccctccctaTCAGGCGTCCTCTCGTCCGAACGAGAGGGATGCGCTCCGAAGGAACCCCTGGCTGACTTGTTTGATTTTGCAGTGGTGCCGTCATGAACTGCGCCGACAACTCTGGTGCCCGTAACCTTTACATCATCTCCGTCAAGGGTATCGGTGCCCGCCTCAACAGACTGCCCGCCGGTGGTGTCGGTGACATGGTCATGGCCACCGTCAAGAAGGGAAAGCCTGAGCTCCGCAAGAAGGTCCAccccgccgtcatcgtccgcCAGTCCAAGCCCTGGAAGCGCTTCGACGGTGTCTTCCTGTACTTCGAGGACAACGCTGGTGTCGTAAGTAGTGCCGATGCCGAATGCGGCGCGCCGATGGGGCGTCGGGACTCTGCCTCTGTGCGAGTCCGGCCAATCGGGCAGCGTCGCGAGTCGAAGGAAACGAAGCATGCTGACAAAATGACAACAGATCGTCAACCCCAAGGGTGAGATGAAGGGCTCCGCCATCACCGGCCCCGTCGGTAAGGAGGCTGCTGAGCTCTGGCCCGTAagtttctctctccccacaGCCTTGCCAGTTTATTCCCACAGCGGCTGACGTTACCACCTCTCCAGCGTATTGCCAGCAACTCCGGTGTCGTTATGTAAAGGAGTTTTCTTTCACAAAGTCAAGAAACAAAAGGGCGAAAAGGACGACGTTATGGCTACGGATTAGGTCAACCGGTGCGAAACCAAATGGGACATACATCACCACCAAACTTTCCCCTCCTCAACCCGACCCCTTCCCTTGAAGAAACCCCATTTTCCCTTAGTCgcggaagggggggcggagCAAAGGAAGGGGGGTGATGAACAAAACATGAACCAAATCAGAACAAGAGGGTTGCTGTTTTTGGCCCGGTCTCATTTTTTCTTTTTAGTTTCCTCGCTGGAACTGGCAGGGCTCTGCATTTTTCGGCTGTGGCGTGTAAAGGGAAAGAAGCTTCATACCAGGCATTTCGCATACAGGAGAGATACAAAAATCCGATTCTTTGCGCACGTTACAATTCTTGTcccctcttcgccgtccCCCTGTTGTCGCTATGCGGCCTTCTCATCTGTCCCATATCTGTTCCTTGTCTGGTGAGGCTTGATTCGACTCGAGGGGCTCGGCATTACGTAAGTGTGGCTGGGGCTGTTGAATCCTTTGCAAATGGACTAGCCGATTGTTTGGATCTTTAATCGTATTGGCTGCCTTTTGCCTCAATTCGATGGTTACACAGGTAGGACGCTGGCTGAAGGTCTGATGCATATGGAGCCCCCGGGGGGGTTAAAATTGCAGTGTAGCCAGGACAATGGGCATTATAAAAGGGAGTATCAAGAAGATTGCCAACCTTCCCTTCTATTTATTTTCCTTGGCACTGTTAGTGCGCGCTACTCGCAGCAAGCCACCTTGCTAACATGCACAACTTATACGGAAGAATGATTCGGTCTGGTTAATCTTGCATATATTAGACGGCGAATGCCCCTTCCATCCGTCACTGTATATGTCTAAGTCGCAACTAAACCCTTGACGAGCAGTGGACGCACCGATACCACGCCATCGGCTACCCGGGAAGCCATCGACGATGCCAGGGGAGCGTTTTCGGTCGGGCTGGGTTAGAATCGCACTGGATGTAATCGCACTGAACTGGGTTTTGGCTACTGAGACTTGTGAAGCACACCGGGCCAAATTTTTTAATAATGTTTTGGGAGtgggggggaaaggaagcGACCGGCTCTCCAGGTTACCGCTCGTTACGCGCCGATCCAAACAAGAATGGTGTTGAacttgatgatgatgatgatgcggACGGAGGGCACACGGCACCGCAACCCTTCGGAGTCCTTGAAAACCGGTATTTCCTCATCGCGATCATCGAGAGGATCTTCCGAAGTGGCGTTCCCAAATTTCGTGACATGCAAAGTTGCAAGTCAAAGGGCCATGGCGGGGAAAAATCAAATAAAATTCGAGTTGGTTCCCCCGTCATCTCAGTCAAAACCAAAGCCCAAGCTGTTCATACGCTACGACGGGCTTCCTGATGGGAGACACCGGTACAACAACCCAAGCATACCATGCCGCCCGAGTTGGTGACAGGTGCAGCGGTGTCACCCAGCTCACCACCATGAACAAACGTCACAGATAACCTCACAGCTTCACGGCACGGCTTAGGCACGACAAGGCACGGCACCACGTTCAATTTCCATACGAGTCTCGAGTCTAGATCGCTGCCACCGTCCCTCACACGAGCAATCCAGGCAATGTCCATCGCAGGAACAAAAACGAGTTTCTCATCACAAGCTGCCTCAGTGTGGGacacactctctctttctctctgtccCGGAGACTCAGTGAGTGCACACGACTCGACTCCTCGACGCGATCTCGAATTCCCATAGGCTCTCCAAACGGCCCAAGGCTTGAGCCGCGCCCGCCAAACGAAGTCGTGTTCGTCGCACGGGGACCAAGGAaatcaagaagaaggaaagaaagtAAAGAGGAAAGAGAAGTAAAAACACAAGATAGAAACAATGTGGTAAGACACAGACAGCCGTATAACAAACCCCCCTCGTCCAATTCCGAGAGTGGAGGAGTTTTGTCGCCCGTCCGTCCGTTTTTTCGATGCTAGATTCGTACCGCCGCGATTTTTTGGTTTCCAATTTCCCCAAGGAGAggctgaagaagaacaagaataaaaagaagaagaataaaaCTGGATGGATGCCCTCGCTTCccgatgctgatggtgaGAGACAGAAAGCAGCGGCCCCATAGTCGTCTCACCCTTGCCGTATGTGCTGTCCCGAGACAAACGAGAAATGAGAAAGGCGATCAAAAAGGTTGTGGTGGACGCAGGCCGTCCGTGTTTTTGCCCTTGCCTCGCCGCGTCCATGCCATCCGGATGCGACTATTGTCATGCGAATGGGTATATAATGCTGATGATAACCGTAGAAAATGagggagaaaaaagaaggagTGCTCTGTGAGGAAGCATCAATGCTAAGTAATGGTGTTCGTGGCTCTCGTGTGTCCGTTTTTTGTCATTCTCGACCGAAATTCTCGACCGAATTCATATGGCCTTTTGTTGCCTTATTCCGATGTCTCTTGTGACGATACATGGGTAGATTGTAGTGTTatggtgtggtgtgtgttTGTTACTGGGCCGGACCCGCAGGGAACGGTCCGATCTGCTGGAACGACATCGCCTTTTGCTGGGCTGCTTGTGCCGCTTGCGCCTCTGCGAGGGCGGCAGCCTGCTTCTTCGCGGCAAGAGTGGCCTTTCTCTTGTTGACGGCACCCTGCATGCTGCCGTTGAGCCATCGTTCTGTGACGAGAGTGTTAGTGACATGATACAACGGGTATGCTGGACTGCTGTCGACTTACTCTtcatcgaggccgacatcTTCTCCGACTTGGTCATGGTGGAGTAGTCCTTCTCTTCTCCAGCCTGACTAGGTGGAGCAGAGGACTTTGCTGACACGGGTGCCGAGACCGGTGCCGGTCGAGGCGTCGAAAGGTTGTACTCGCTCACGTCGGTTGATGTCTGGCGCGGTGATGCCGCGGGCTTGAGGGTCCATTGGTCCTTTCCTATAAGCTTGAAGGACACCGTCAAACGGGGAGAGCCTGGCGTGgtagacgaggccgagaagtcGTGGAGCTCGTTGAGAATCCTctccgacgccgtcttcttgggcGCCAGCTCCGGCGCGCTCTGTTTCCGGTGGATCCGGATGATGCGCGCCTTCTTCGGCGGGGGTGGTGCCTCGGGCTCCTCTTCGACGGTGTCCGCCTCTTCTTTCCAGTTCCGCTGCCGCTTGTTCTGACGCAGCCCATAGGTAGAGCCGTCGTCTGAGATGGTGGCGttggaagaagacgaggtgGGGCGAGACTCGTCCGTCGTTTCCGTAGCAGTTGCGACGTGGCCGTTGCTTCGTCTCTTGGCTGCGCGACCGCGCTTCGGGgtcggcttcttctgctcctcTGACTCCGGCTCGGGTTCGAACTCTGGCTCGGGCTCTTCGACTacgacggccgccgactTTGGCTGGCGGCCACGCTTGCGCTTGGGAGGTTGCGTCTGCTCTGGTTCGGGGGGCGTAGCACtggcctcttcctcgggcACAGGCGATCCGGGCTCGGAGACCACCACGACGGCCTTCCTGCCCCTCGGCCCTCTCTTCCGTGGCCCAGGCTTGGCCGGCGAGGTTGATTGAGGCTCTGCCTCTGGCTCCGGTTCTTGCTCTTGCGAGGCAGCCGCCCtgtcggccgcggcggctcTGCCTCTCTTCTTGAGAACAGGCTTGTTACTCCCGGGAGTTGCTGCACGATGGTCATCCTGTAACACACCGTCGAACAACTTGGGGGGGTTGCGCGTTCTCTTGCCCGAGACAATGAccccatcgccctcggcggccttggcaCTCGCCTGCGGCTGGCTTCGGAGCTGTCGacctccctctccgccgccctcTCGCTGCGCGCCGGGGTCTTGGTTGCCGATTTTGTTCGGGTGAGGGTCGTACTCGAAGCCATAGGCATTGGCCATGACTCTGTCCTGCCAGCGTTGCTCGAGGATTCCGGCGTCTTTCTCTTTGATCGTTGCTCGGGAGCCCTGCACTTCAAAGTCCTTTTCGATATACGAGTCTACCTTGGCGAAGGCGTTGAGGTCGGCAGTCTTCTTTTCAAAGGCGGCATCTTGGACTGCACGACGTTGGGCATTCTCCTGATCATCGACGACCCTGGTGCACTTCTTGTACTCCTCCTGGTAAGCGACAAGGCATTCGTTGGCCCTCTCCAAGATGTACCAGAGCTCATCGTCAGAAAGATCCTTGGTGTCTTTCAGGAAAGCGGCGAACTCGGAGGGGTCTCTGATCTTCTTGAATTTGTACTGCTTGCGGAAGAGCTGCTTGGGCATGAGCGGGGCCGGCGTGGTCGTACCGGTGACGGCAGCGGGCAGCACCGGCGAGCCTTGACGGGGCGTAAGAGCAGGAGTAGGGGCCGCAGAGTTGTAGGCCGAGCCCTGGGACAGTTGCTGGCCCTGGCTGTCGTTGGCGAGATCCTCgtcgttctcggcgtcggcgtcgacatcgtctACTTCAccttcggcgtcggcattGCCATCGTCTTCCGCATCAACTTCGACATGTTTGTAGTCGGCATTGGGgtcggcctgctcggcaTTGTCGGCGTCACCGGCAGTCTCAGCAGCGTCGGCgttcgaggtcggcgccgaggctTCTACCGTGACGGGGTAGATAGAATGGGTGACATATTCGCCGTCGA from Colletotrichum higginsianum IMI 349063 chromosome 4, whole genome shotgun sequence includes:
- a CDS encoding 60S ribosomal protein L23, encoding MAKLSRGAPGGKLKMTLGLPVGAVMNCADNSGARNLYIISVKGIGARLNRLPAGGVGDMVMATVKKGKPELRKKVHPAVIVRQSKPWKRFDGVFLYFEDNAGVIVNPKGEMKGSAITGPVGKEAAELWPRIASNSGVVM
- a CDS encoding FAD binding domain-containing protein, which codes for MGQKPSSPLATCLNNVCDGRSSCVGYPNDPLFQINWVKPYNLDIAVEPIAVTRPKTTEDVAGFVKCAAENNVKVQAKSGGHSYANFGLGGTDGALVIDLVNFQHFSMDTDTWQATIGGGHRLHDVTEKLHDNGKRAMAHGTCPGVGIGGHATIGGLGPSSRMWGSCLDHVVEVEVVTADGKIQRASDTQNSDLFFALKGAGAGFGVITEFVMRTHPEPGDIVQYSYSITFSKHRDLAPVFKQWQDLISDPALDRRFSSEFVMQELGVAITATFYGTEDEFKETGIPDRIPKGKVSVVVNDWLGDVAQKAQDAALWLSEVQSPFTAKSLAFTRDDLLAEDGIQALMDYIDEVDRGTLIWFLIFDVTGGAINDVPMNATAYRHRDKIMFCQGYGVGLPTLSTKTKEFMAGVAETIRKASPNELSTYAGYVDPTLENAQEKYWGANLPALQRIKATWDPEDLFSNPQSVRPDANAKDAEPAASSPGSGGGNGSSGSSSDSNGSDPKGGDS